The following nucleotide sequence is from uncultured Roseateles sp..
CAGCATTTGAGCCGGTGTCAGCTCTTGATGATGCGGCAGCGCCTCCATCACGGGCGGGGCGAAGATTGTCGGCATTTGCTGTCTCCCTGACAGGTGGAATTGACGGTGAAAGCGGTCTTGGCCGCGATTTCTGGGCGCCAGCATAGCGCTCGACGCGAGATATTCGCATCCGCAGTGCCCCTAAACTTGTCGACTCCCTCAAGCGTGGATCTCGGCGATATGAACACCTGCATTGCATTCATCGGCGGCGGCAATATGGCCAGCGCCATCATCGGTGGCCTGCTGAAATCGGGCCACGCCGCCGCCGATCTGCTGGTGGTCGAGCCGTTCGAGGCGCAACGGGCCAAGCTGGCGGCCGATTTCGGCCTGCAGCCGCTGGCCGCCGCCGACGCCTCGCTCGAGCGCGCCGGCCTGGTGCTGTGGGCCGTCAAGCCGCAGCTGTTCGGCGAGGCGGCACTGCCCTGCCGGCCCCATGTGCAGCAGGCGCTGCAGCTGTCGGTGATGGCCGGCATTCGCAGCGAGGCGCTGGTGGCCGCCACCGGCGCGCAGCGCGTGGTGCGCAGCATGCCCAACACGCCGGCGCTGATCGGCCAGGGCATTGCCGGCCTGTTCGCCCGCCCCGAAGTCACCGTGGCCGACCGTGCCTTGGTCGAGCAGGTGTTGCGGCCCACCGGCACGACGCTGTGGGTGGACCGCGAGTCCGATCTGGACGCGGTGACGGCGCTGTCGGGTTCCGGCCCGGCCTACTTCTTCTACATCGTCGAGGCGATGATGGCCGCCGCCGTCGAGATGGGGCTGACTGCCGAGCAGGGCCGCCAGCTGGCCCTGGCCACCTGCGCCGGTGCGGCTGCGCTGGCACTGCAGTCCGATGAGTCGCCGGCGACCCTGCGCGAGCGGGTCACCTCCAAGGGCGGCACCACCTACGCGGCGCTGAGCAGCCTGCAGGCCGACGGTGTCGGCGCCGCGGTGCAACGCGCGGTGCTGGCCGCCCAAAAGCGTGCCCGCGAGCTGGGCGACGAGTTCGGCAGCTAGGAGGGTGCCTCCAGCATGGGAATAGCAAGCCGGAACGGCCTGCGCGACTGGCTG
It contains:
- the proC gene encoding pyrroline-5-carboxylate reductase, whose amino-acid sequence is MNTCIAFIGGGNMASAIIGGLLKSGHAAADLLVVEPFEAQRAKLAADFGLQPLAAADASLERAGLVLWAVKPQLFGEAALPCRPHVQQALQLSVMAGIRSEALVAATGAQRVVRSMPNTPALIGQGIAGLFARPEVTVADRALVEQVLRPTGTTLWVDRESDLDAVTALSGSGPAYFFYIVEAMMAAAVEMGLTAEQGRQLALATCAGAAALALQSDESPATLRERVTSKGGTTYAALSSLQADGVGAAVQRAVLAAQKRARELGDEFGS